In Chloroflexota bacterium, one DNA window encodes the following:
- a CDS encoding glycosyltransferase family 4 protein: MRLLFITQKVDRADWLLGFAHGWVKSLAARVEQLTVICLAKGEVDLPSNVKVISLGKERGASRAGRAINFAKAMAATIGEADGVFTHMSPPFAIAAAPFTKLRRIPLVMWHTHRAVTLQLKLAVALSDVVVTASRESLQLATPKARVLGHGINPAQFSPLPLAGEEPPLILAVGRLSSIKRYELLIEAVKRLRARGLEFRCAIVGVAPPGAESYKQKLRTLAASDVEFVGAVPHAQIAEWYFRSAVAVNLSAKTGMDKTTLEAMFCGRPVLAADPTFASLLGAEGADWQAVDDPEVLADKLAMILADPVGSAERAIAVRARAVAAHSLERLMDQLIQVFKERIDSYV; this comes from the coding sequence ATGAGACTGCTCTTCATCACTCAGAAAGTAGATCGCGCCGACTGGTTGTTGGGCTTTGCGCACGGCTGGGTGAAGTCACTGGCGGCTCGGGTGGAGCAACTCACGGTAATTTGCCTGGCAAAAGGCGAAGTGGATTTGCCCTCAAACGTGAAGGTGATCTCGCTGGGCAAAGAACGCGGCGCGAGTCGGGCCGGGCGGGCGATCAACTTTGCCAAGGCAATGGCGGCCACCATCGGGGAAGCCGACGGCGTGTTCACTCACATGAGTCCGCCGTTTGCCATCGCCGCCGCCCCGTTCACAAAGTTACGCCGTATCCCGTTAGTGATGTGGCACACTCACCGGGCCGTGACTCTTCAATTGAAGCTGGCAGTAGCATTGAGCGACGTGGTCGTCACGGCTTCGCGCGAGAGTTTACAATTGGCAACGCCAAAAGCGCGCGTGCTTGGGCATGGCATCAATCCGGCGCAATTCTCCCCTCTTCCACTGGCGGGAGAAGAACCGCCGTTGATACTGGCTGTGGGCCGCCTCTCGTCAATCAAACGCTATGAATTGTTGATAGAGGCTGTGAAGCGTTTGCGGGCGCGTGGCCTTGAATTTCGTTGCGCTATTGTCGGCGTTGCGCCGCCCGGCGCCGAATCCTACAAGCAAAAGTTGCGAACGCTGGCCGCCAGTGATGTTGAATTTGTGGGGGCGGTGCCGCACGCGCAAATTGCCGAATGGTATTTTCGGAGCGCGGTCGCAGTCAACCTCTCTGCTAAAACAGGAATGGACAAAACGACGTTGGAGGCCATGTTCTGCGGAAGGCCGGTGCTGGCCGCAGACCCGACCTTTGCCTCCCTGCTCGGCGCAGAGGGCGCAGACTGGCAAGCCGTTGATGATCCCGAAGTGTTGGCTGACAAGTTGGCGATGATTTTGGCCGACCCGGTTGGCTCGGCGGAGCGAGCCATCGCAGTGCGAGCGCGGGCTGTGGCGGCGCACAGCCTTGAGCGATTGATGGATCAACTCATTCAAGTCTTCAAGGAGAGGATTGACTCTTATGTCTAA